A stretch of Scheffersomyces stipitis CBS 6054 chromosome 2, complete sequence DNA encodes these proteins:
- a CDS encoding predicted protein: MSEIDRVLLTYLRSVKAISHGSLIEKFSYILTNLSNSEDLSNQQLDLSNQQLEPLLDKHIASINTNITQHGFKIDRRKDEISGVLYFVFINSISDDVINSSSNYTVPELDTIKRIIAELVEAYGFQFSIGRVNAKQRVASSLNKSLAEADFFVDRLIDDGWFVSTKDERLLLSIRALSELKTYLVDTFGTTADADGGIMHLCQHCKELVTLGKTKLEGDIRLSFHYKCYDVYSR; the protein is encoded by the coding sequence ATGAGTGAAATTGACAGAGTTCTCCTCACATATTTGCGATCAGTCAAAGCTATCAGTCATGGATCTttaattgaaaaattcagttATATTCTCACAAACCTTTCAAACTCAGAAGACCTTCTGAACCAGCAACTCGATCTTCTGAACCAGCAACTTGAGCCACTTCTTGACAAACACATTGCATCCATCAATACAAATATAACCCAGCATGGCTTCAAAATCGACAGGAGAAAAGACGAAATTTCTGGGGTTCTCTACtttgtcttcatcaattctATACTGGATGATGTTATCAACCTGAGCAGCAACTACACAGTACCTGAACTAGACACTATCAAACGGATCATCGCCGAACTTGTAGAGGCTTACGGATTCCAGTTCCTGATCGGGAGAGTCAATGCCAAACAACGAGTGGCTTCCAGTTTGAACAAGTCGCTTGCCGAAGCCGATTTCTTCGTAGATAGACTTATAGATGACGGCTGGTTTGTGTCTACTAAGGATGAACGACTTTTGCTTTCGATACGAGCCTTGAGTGAATTGAAAACGTACTTAGTAGACACGTTTGGAACTACTGCCGATGCCGACGGTGGAATCATGCATTTATGTCAGCATTGTAAAGAGTTGGTGACCTTGGGAAAAACGAAGTTAGAAGGCGACATCAGATTATCGTTCCATTATAAATGCTACGACGTGTATTCGAGA
- the ASH2 gene encoding transcription factor, contains a PHD finger motif: MSSVPGSESTADASSTHTYSTRSKERQKEEEIEKKSKLKQRQHNVVVHPRLKPVPFKSSDLFNSSTGLGMNVVHEIDGKVFYQSEENPHNRRGFKYKPCRPNPLFVSNLYSTTEMPPYEVGPSYFDIAPGVVHTEDMKLVSTQQGWRSVRTNCGIREGKYFFEFNIVKANDGDSRSHVRIGLGRKEASLDAPVGFDGYSYGLRDVNGEFITLSRPKEPYVEGGFKTGDIVGFLVEFPSLQVQKKAVDDFVGAKKSLIATASEQNEHQRKKKKTAKKEDVVEENDKFYCEGNILRDQIPIRYKGALYYEQYEYTNTKIMDHLLNPVTIFGEKAVLENSNVQEKNNVIPVIPQSRIRIFKNGIEQKETVHDLYSFLPTDIDNEDLNIAPNTKQQQNPNYRNTDDGSLGYYPMMSVFQNGIVGINAGPDFKFPIVEEGVKPLSDRYNEAVVEEWYWDLIDEVEGEYLDSFDI, from the exons ATGAGTTCGGTACCAGGCTCGGAGTCTACAGCAGATGCATCATCAACGCATACGTACTCTACGAGACtgaaagaaagacagaaagaagaggagatagagaagaagctgaagctCAAACAACGTCAGCACAATGTGGTGGTTCATCCAAGACTCAAACCAGTTCCATTCAAGAGTCTGgatctcttcaattccagCACTGGGCTAGGGATGAATGTCGTTCACGAAATTGATGGAAAGGTGTTCTACCAATCGGAAGAAAATCCACACAACCGGAGAGGATTCAAATATAAACCTTGCAGGCCGAATCCTTTGTTTGTATCTAACTTGTATCTGACTACAGAGATGCCTCCTTATGAAGTAGGGCCAAGCTACTTCGACATCGCACCAGGAGTAGTTCACACCGAGGACATGAAATTGGTTTCGACGCAGCAGGGCTGGAGGTCAGTACGGACCAATTGTGGAATTCGTGAAGGAAAGTACTTCTTTGAGTTTAATATTGTAAAGGCTAACGACGGAGATCTGAGATCTCACGTGAGAATTGGTCTTGGAAGAAAGGAAGCCAGTTTGGATGCCCCAGTAGGTTTTGACGGCTATAGTTACGGTTTGAGGGATGTAAATGGTGAATTCATCACATTGAGTAGACCCAAGGAGCCTTATGTAGAAGGAGGGTTTAAAACCGGTGACATTGTTGGCTTTCTTGTAGAGTTTCCATCTTTGCAAGTACAGAAGAAGGCAGTAGACGACTTTGTCGGCGCCAAAAAGAGCTTGATTGCCACAGCTTCAGAACAGAATG aacaccagcggaaaaagaagaagactgCAAAGAAGGAGGATGTAGTGGAGGAAAATGACAAGTTCTACTGTGAGGGTAATATACTTCGGGACCAGATTCCCATAAGATACAAAGGTGCGTTGTATTACGAACAATACGAATATACAAATACCAAGATCATGGACCATTTGTTAAATCCAGTCACAATATTTGGTGAGAAAGCTGTCCTTGAGAACAGCAACGTCCAGGAGAAGAATAATGTGATTCCTGTTATTCCCCAGCTGAGAATTCggatcttcaagaacggCATTGAACAGAAGGAAACAGTACATGATCTATACTCGTTTCTTCCCACAGACATCGATAACGAGGACTTGAATATTGCTCCTAATACAAAGCAGCAACAGAATCCTAATTACAGAAATACCGACGACGGGTCACTTGGCTACTACCCCATGATGTCTGTATTTCAGAACGGAATTGTTGGCATCAATGCTGGACCTGATTTCAAGTTTCCGatagttgaagaaggagtcAAGCCTTTGAGCGACAGATATAACGAAGCGGTAGTAGAAGAATGGTACTGGGACCTTATCGACGAAGTCGAAGGTGAGTATCTTGATAGCTTTGACATATAG
- a CDS encoding predicted protein yields MSRIVAHGARINRQLGGCKNVASLGISLRYYATRSEHDSPFDHFPIRRKPWISWKTTAVFFIVGSYFAYNETLFNTYEKFTSLDENDRQSSDILPMQLEYKLKNLPIYQQLAHPKNSNKWYKLQSWENLDHNVLDNQTPDFSEEDRRDQAVKSQSEYAEPSLTTSTLAKPGGILIKPVIFHNVETNEGVTIVHAGFRLCGYPFIIHGGIIATVLNETFKRNASLTSETSSNLKDDFKVENLTINYKFPTFANQFLIVKTRKKEGVDTNDRKTITLESVIQDKKGRTLVKSEALLHDTGRATNRIKEQEKQKSWNPFK; encoded by the coding sequence ATGAGCCGTATAGTAGCACACGGCGCTCGTATAAACAGGCAGCTAGGCGGTTGCAAGAATGTCGCAAGTCTCGGGATATCTCTCCGATACTACGCTACCAGATCCGAGCATGATTCTCCATTTGATCATTTTCCCATTAGAAGGAAACCGTGGATCTCCTGGAAAACAACTGCAGTTTTCTTTATTGTAGGGTCGTATTTCGCCTACAATGAGACGTTGTTCAATACATACGAGAAATTCACAAGTCTTGATGAAAACGACAGACAATCGAGCGACATTTTACCAATGCAGTTGGagtacaagttgaagaacttaccGATCTATCAGCAATTGGCACACCCAAAAAACTCAAACAAATGGTACAAATTACAGTCGTGGGAAAATTTAGACCACAATGTGTTGGACAACCAGACACCGGACTTCAGCGAGGAAGATAGGCGAGACCAGGCTGTGAAGAGCCAATCAGAGTACGCAGAGCCTTCGTTGACAACTCTGACGTTAGCCAAACCTGGAGGAATTCTTATTAAACCTGTAATATTTCACAATGTTGAGACAAACGAAGGTGTTACAATTGTCCATGCTGGGTTCAGATTGTGCGGATATCCCTTTATTATACACGGAGGTATCATCGCGACAGTTCTAAACGAGACATTCAAGAGAAATGCATCTTTGACACTGGAAACAAGCTCCAATTTGAAGGACGATTTTAAGGTAGAGAATCTCACCATAAACTACAAATTCCCTACGTTTGCTAACCAATTCTTGATCGTCAAGACGAGAAAGAAGGAAGGTGTAGATACGAACGACAGGAAGACTATCACTCTCGAAAGTGTGATACAAGATAAAAAGGGACGGACTTTAGTCAAAAGCGAGGCTCTTTTGCACGATACCGGAAGAGCTACCAATAGGATCAAGGAGCAGGAGAAGCAAAAGAGCTGGAACCCTTTCAAGTGA